The proteins below come from a single Cryptococcus gattii WM276 chromosome D, complete sequence genomic window:
- a CDS encoding uncharacterized protein (Similar to TIGR gene model, INSD accession AAW45907.1), with protein MSMFSQFSFRPLDQVPKPRIHTDLEHNSPSPSTGIDSPAKFDDPYDSDEFLEHHSSRSSLSLCRSYSRPKSRDSIPEEDEENKGEIRASNPVHSGTSSPRLPSFGSSLPPSRRGSQDPFRQAQSPFVSHNMAGNKENTEHLAAPSPPLSIRGSRSGTSPSSSRPPKLNALSPLQAFSPLQSMKSPVHVSDTAGTGSLTRSRSSSVTRSLSRRESMIENAQRWRSGIDDQDGGKSLFSRLTLVKAPRKRDDVRKHSRSKSSSSLLPFNAFSSSLDAPSTSARGPRRSFAASSFGAVPPSIPSINIPNSSEPTNDTLHRVQSHGDMGSVGIQRKVLSPDEVLDMARSFQSPLLALEGSFGGSQASSLKRRKSAGSVFERSPEPPVPAELEPVEYVQMEDDVLLPFVDRCAEVRDLMSHPSNAKLFALLRAAFPKEPARENWKKISPEEWNWEEFVKHLTEVNRDELDDYDWVYKDRQAVRHRSVALWEKLGVCLGCDEDLLNAGSEDDSPASWAGLGLGDEGEYYPSMNHVFIAGIEPVDQEEQARAERQFMDEFGDIVEDENEQASAGMSALLGPSMATIGEETPPFSFGKPSHQESASRPTPAQRAGNRANIDPLLSSSVEDSPPRTARFAVEAQRPSQSPSVKTKSDQLNRPRKSFVGLQICTSPTNTTSSLPFEGSRSNSLSYGSDQTARRRSGSLGLATSPISTSSAAVPVPLYERGPGSPLFPSSFTSLSLEPNLGRKASVVNRGAAVPVKEELKGWKQAQQAHAGQGGFGRKASQAGLSESAITFVSESDWSNSAI; from the exons ATGTCCATGTTCTCACAGTTCTCATTTCGTCCTCTCGACCAAGTTCCCAAACCCCGTATCCATACAGACTTGGAGCACAATTCGCCGTCTCCTAGCACCGGTATAGACAGCCCCGCCAAGTTTGACGACCCTTACGACAGCGACGAGTTTTTGGAGCATCATTCGTCACGATCTTCTCTCAGTCTTTGTAGAAGCTATTCCAGGCCAAAGAGCCGTGATAGTATCCCagaggaagacgaggaaaaCAAGGGCGAG ATCCGCGCCTCCAACCCAGTTCACTCTGGCACTTCCAGCCCACGATTGCCCAGCTTTGGCTCGTCCCTCCCTCCCAGCCGACGCGGCTCGCAAGATCCTTTCAGACAAGCTCAATCTCCGTTTGTATCTCACAATATGGCAGGTAACAAGGAAAATACCGAGCACCTCGCTGCCCCTTCTCCGCCCCTAAGCATTCGCGGTTCGAGGAGCGGAacatctccttcttcatcccgCCCCCCCAAGCTTAATGCCCTGTCTCCCCTTCAGGCATTCTCGCCTCTTCAGTCGATGAAGTCGCCTGTGCACGTATCGGACACGGCTGGCACAGGCTCCTTGACCAGGTCGAGGTCCTCGTCAGTGACGAGGAGTTTGAGCAGGAGGGAAAGTATGATCGAAAACGCTCAGCGTTGGAGAAGTGGGATAGATGACCAAGATGGCGGGAAGAGTTTGTTCTCGAGGTTGACTTTGGTTAAGGCTCCCCGCAAGAGGGATGATGTCAGGAA ACACAGCCGTTCCAAgtcgtcttcttccctcctccccttcAACGCCTTCTCTTCGTCCCTCGACGCTCCCTCCACATCTGCACGTGGCCCCCGTCGTTCTTTCGCCGCGTCCTCCTTTGGCGCCGTACCCCCGTCCATCCCATCCATCAATATCCCCAACAGCTCTGAACCCACCAACGACACTCTCCACCGAGTGCAATCTCATGGCGATATGGGTTCCGTCGGAATTCAGCGCAAGGTGCTCTCCCCCGACGAGGTGCTCGACATGGCTCGAAGTTTCCAGTCGCCTCTGCTTGCTCTTGAAGGTAGCTTTGGCGGCTCTCAGGCCAGTTCGTTGAAGAGGCGAAAATCTGCGGGATCGGTGTTTGAGCGCTCACCGGAACCTCCCGTGCCTGCAGAGCTCGAGCCAGTCGAGTATGTCCAAATGGAGGATGACgtcctccttcctttcgTGGACCGATGTGCCGAGGTCCGTGATCTCATGTCCCACCCGTCCAATGCCAAACTCTTCGCCCTCCTCCGAGCGGCATTCCCTAAAGAGCCCGCCCGTGAGAACTGGAAGAAGATCTCTCCCGAAGAATGGAATTGGGAAGAGTTTGTCAAGCACCTGACAGAAGTGAATAGGGATGAATTGGATGATTACGACTGGGTGTACAAGGATAGACAGGCAGTAAGGCATAGGAGCGTGGCATTGTGGGAGAAATTGGGAGTCTGTCTTGGATGCGATGAGGATCTTCTCAATGCGGGTAGCGAGGATGATTCTCCTGCATCCTGGGCTGGCCTTGGACTCGGCGACGAGGGTGAATACTACCCCTCGATGAACCACGTGTTCATCGCCGGTATCGAGCCTGTCGACCAAGAGGAGCAGGCACGCGCCGAGCGTCAGTTCATGGATGAGTTTGGAGATAttgtggaagatgagaatGAGCAAGCTTCAGCTGGTATGTCTGCTCTCCTTGGCCCATCGATGGCTACCATCGGCGAGGAAACGCCACCCTTTTCATTTGGCAAGCCGTCCCACCAAGAAAGCGCGAGCAGGCCTACTCCAGCTCAACGAGCCGGGAACCGTGCCAATATTGACCCTCTGCTCTCTTCGAGTGTTGAGGACTCACCTCCTCGTACCGCTCGATTCGCCGTAGAAGCTCAGCGTCCTTCCCAATCCCCCTCTGTCAAGACCAAGAGCGACCAGCTCAACCGTCCTCGCAAATCGTTCGTCGGTCTTCAAATCTGTACGTCTCCTACCAACACAACTTCCTCTCTGCCCTTTGAGGGTTCCCGCTCCAATTCGCTCTCGTACGGCTCAGATCAAACCGCACGCCGGCGTTCGGGCTCGCTAGGTCTCGCCACCTCCCCAatctccacctcttctgCTGCAGTACCCGTTCCTCTGTATGAGCGCGGTCCCGGCTCACCCCTCTTCCCGAGCAGTTTCACATCCCTCAGCTTGGAGCCGAATCTCGGTAGGAAGGCAAGTGTGGTGAATAGAGGTGCCGCCGTGCCAGTCAAAGAGGAGTTGAAAGGATGGAAGCAGGCTCAGCAGGC